In a single window of the Scyliorhinus torazame isolate Kashiwa2021f chromosome 2, sScyTor2.1, whole genome shotgun sequence genome:
- the arl4cb gene encoding ADP-ribosylation factor-like 4Cb, whose translation MGNSFSNVSAFQSLHIVMLGLDSAGKTTVLYRLKFNEFVNTVPTIGFNTEKIRLSNGTTKGISCHFWDVGGQEKLRPLWKSYSRCTDGIIYVVDSVDVDRLEEAKTELHKITRISENQGTPLLVIANKQDLPRSLPVSDIEKQLALHELCPSTAWHVQPACAIIGEGLPEGMDKLYEMIVKRRKILRQKKKR comes from the coding sequence ATGGGCAACAGCTTCTCCAACGTGTCCGCCTTCCAGTCGCTGCACATTGTCATGTTAGGGCTGGACTCGGCGGGGAAGACCACCGTGCTGTACCGGCTCAAATTCAACGAGTTTGTCAACACGGTGCCCACCATCGGCTTCAACACGGAGAAGATCAGGCTGAGCAACGGCACCACCAAGGGCATCAGCTGCCACTTCTGGGACGTGGGGGGCCAGGAGAAGCTGAGGCCCCTGTGGAAATCCTACAGCCGCTGCACAGACGGCATCATCTACGTGGTGGACTCGGTGGACGTGGACCGGCTGGAGGAAGCCAAGACGGAGCTGCACAAGATCACCAGGATCTCGGAGAACCAGGGCACCCCTCTGCTGGTCATCGCCAACAAGCAGGACCTGCCCAGGTCGCTGCCGGTGAGCGACATCGAGAAGCAGCTGGCGCTGCACGAACTGTGCCCGTCCACCGCCTGGCACGTCCAGCCAGCCTGTGCCATCATCGGCGAAGGGCTGCCCGAGGGCATGGACAAACTCTACGAGATGATCGTGAAGAGGAGGAAGATCCTGAGGCAGAAGAAGAAGCGGTGA